A stretch of the Nicotiana tabacum cultivar K326 chromosome 6, ASM71507v2, whole genome shotgun sequence genome encodes the following:
- the LOC107803948 gene encoding uncharacterized protein LOC107803948 has product MEAKTATFRRLYEELGGKGREKKLFELAKARERKDRDLYQVRCIKDEEGRVLIEEAQIKQMWQSYFHRLLNKEGDKNIVLGEMGHSESQQDFRYYRRIKVDEVVEAMRKMSRGKVIGLDEIQVELWRYVGKAGLEWLTELFNVIFKTKRMSDEWMCSTIIPLYKNKGDIQNYNNYRGI; this is encoded by the coding sequence ATGGAGGCTAAAACTGCCACTTTTAGGCGGCTGTATGAAGAATTGGGGGGTAAAGGtagggaaaagaagttattcgAGCTGGCTAAAGCGAGAGAGAGGAAGGATCGTGATCTAtatcaagtgaggtgcatcaaagacgaggaaggTCGGGTATTGATAGAAGAGGCCCAGATTAAGCAGATGTGGCAGTCATACTTTCATAGACTTCTGAATAAAGAGGGGGATAAAAACATTGTGTTAGGGGAGATGGGGCACTCCGAGAGTCAGCAAGACTTTAGGTACTATAGGCGTATTAAAGTGGATGAGGTCGTGGaagcaatgcgtaagatgagtcgGGGCAAAGTGATCGGACTAGATGAGATTCAAGTTGAATTGTGGAGGTATGTGGGTaaagcaggtttggagtggctgactgagctgtttaatgttattttcaagACGAAGAGGATGTCAGATGAGTGGATGTGCAGTACGATAATTCCGTTGTACAAAAACAAAGGGGATATCCAGAATTATAACAACTACAGGGGTAtataa
- the LOC107803949 gene encoding metacaspase-3, which translates to MESRRHSCRQCGLQLPAPTGAKAIYCPRCQRFTQFQPKNNMHGAPTVNANGPYSNNINAMNTGLPVYPAKPRTVTSGFGYGNYRPESFQIRSPQVMRPQPPPPVHGRKRAVLCGANYRGHNKSLKGSINDVLAMRYLLVDKLGFPNASVIVLTENEKDIFRLPTKANIRAALRWLVHSCQPGDSLVFHYSGHGSRVRDLDGDEVDGYDESLCPIDYETEGRILDDEINETIIRPLPRGATLHAIIDACHSGTFLDLQFMCRINRGGSYMWEDHRTPHGTYKGTRGGIAICISACDDHQSSGDTIAFTGFPTGALTYSFVKTLEQEPKLTYGRMLLSMHKKIHETQKRIGLNSKDVSQEPQLSASERFDIHSKLLIL; encoded by the exons ATGGAAAGCAGAAGGCACAGCTGCAGGCAGTGTGGACTGCAGCTACCAGCTCCTACTGGAGCAAAAGCCATTTACTGTCCGAGGTGCCAACGTTTCACACAATTCCAACCAAAAAATAATATGCATGGTGCCCCCACAGTCAATGCCAACGGGCCGTACAGTAACAATATTAATGCAATGAACACAGGGCTACCAGTTtatcctgccaaaccaaggaCAGTAACATCTGGATTTGGTTATGGAAATTATAGGCCAGAGTCCTTCCAGATCAGGTCACCACAGGTCATGCGACCTCAGCCTCCCCCACCAGTGCATGGACGGAAGCGAGCAGTTCTATGTGGAGCTAACTACCGTGGGCATAACAAGAGTTTGAAAGGCAGCATCAATGACGTTTTAGCCATGAGATATCTTTTGGTCGACAAGTTAGGGTTCCCCAATGCATCAGTAATTGTTCTTACAG AGAATGAGAAAGATATATTTAGACTCCCAACCAAAGCCAATATCAGAGCAGCCCTGCGTTGGCTTGTTCACAGTTGCCAACCTGGTGATTCACTGGTATTTCATTACTCTGGCCATGGCTCACGAGTACGTGACCTTGACGGAGATGAAGTTGATGGATACGATGAATCACTATGCCCTATTGACTACGAGACAGAAGGACGAATACTAGATGATGAGATCAATGAAACCATTATAAGGCCTCTACCTCGTGGTGCCACACTTCATGCTATAATTGACGCTTGCCATAGTGGAACTTTTCTAGATTTACAGTTCATGTGTAGAATAAACAG GGGAGGAAGCTATATGTGGGAAGATCATCGCACTCCACACGGCACATACAAAGGTACGAGAGGGGGAATAGCAATATGTATCAGCGCCTGTGATGATCATCAGAGCTCTGGAGATACCATT GCTTTCACAGGTTTTCCAACTGGTGCACTGACTTATAGTTTTGTGAAAACATTGGAGCAAGAGCCTAAATTGACTTATGGACGCATGCTTCTGTCAATGCACAAGAAGATACACGAGACACAAAAAAGAATAGGCCTGAATAGTAAAGATGTAtctcag GAACCTCAACTATCTGCTTCTGAACGGTTTGATATCCACTCCAAGCTGCTCATTCTATAG